In one window of Gossypium arboreum isolate Shixiya-1 chromosome 4, ASM2569848v2, whole genome shotgun sequence DNA:
- the LOC108465507 gene encoding NAC transcription factor 47-like has protein sequence MRHPHSSVPPGFRFHPTDEELILHFLMKKLSSSPFPVSIIADVDIFKFDPWDLPGETRFNNPFNIKLCLVRKNGTFSARETESTQMVQGQNGAAGSGFGKATGTDKIIVASSMAAGRGWSAFRYWCKESFGVSQTKQANTHL, from the exons ATGAGGCACCCACATTCAAGTGTGCCTCCAGGATTTAGATTTCACCCCACTGATGAAGAACTCATCCTTCATTTTCTAATGAAGAAACTGAGCTCCTCACCTTTCCCCGTTTCCATCATCGCGGACGTCGATATCTTTAAGTTCGATCCCTGGGACTTACCAGGTGAGACTCGCTTTAATAACCCTTTCAAT ATAAAGCTGTGCTTGGTGAGAAAGAATGGTACTTTTTCAGCCCGAGAGACAGAAAGTACCCAAATGGTGCAAGGCCAAAATGGGGCAGCTGGATCCGGGTTTGGGAAAGCAACCGGGACTGATAAGATTATAGTTGCATCTTCAATGGCAGCTGGAAGGGGGTGGAGTGCATTCCGATATTGGTGTAAAGAAAGCTTTGGTGTTTCACAGACAAAACAAGCCAACACACATCTTTAA